The Entomobacter blattae nucleotide sequence ACGCCACAACCAGCTTTATCAACCCGAACCACAAGAGCCAGAGTGGGCAATGGATGAGGCCGCATCATGACCCCTCACCTGCTTGCTTCAGAACTCCTCTACGGCCTCATAGCCCAAGGCGCGCTGATCGCGCTCATGTTCGCGGTCATTGCTCTTGTGAGCCGAAAATAAATGCCCTGGAACTACGGTAATTACACCAACGACGACCTCGACCAGCTACAGCGTTTTTTCACAGATATTCCAAATTGTGAAGATGCACTAGCCGAGGTCACAGAAGAAATAGAGAAACGAAATGAACACCACACACCAGCCGTCACACGGTGAACTCCTAGTCCAATACCACTACGCAATTATGGCTAACGACACGATTAAAATTCAAGCCATTAAAAATCAGATACTGGACAAGCTAGAGGCCAATAGCAGGCCAATAACACAGGGGGAGATAGAACGTAGAGGGTTTGAGAATTGGCTCTATAGCTACTCAATAGATAGCAGTTTTGGCGATATTAATATTAGCGAAAAATTTGATATGGAGATGCACAATGCTACGCCAGGAGAAATATATATGCTTCACAGATTTGTTTATGCTGGGTTTGGTATTGCTGCCCGTCTAAAAAACAAAAAATACCCTGTGCACACGAATTACAAAATTGAAAATGGATTTGGTTATTTCGATGTAGGCGCACTTAAGGCCCTAATGCACGCGGACATTCGCGCCGGTCTCGTTCTCCCCTACGATGGCTATGAGGAGGAGGAATGATGGAGGATATCATCACAATTTTCAATTCTAGAGAGGCCATTGCTCTTAGAAATTTTATTACATTTATTGACTTCTTTGTATTCTGCGTCCTCATCATAATTGTTTTCAGAGAAGGTTGGAAATGACCCACCTCTACAACGATACGGACAGGAACGCCAATGCGTGGTTGGCAGAGATTATTAAAAACCATCTACTGCCAGACGGAGATATTAATGAGGGATCTATTTCAGAAATTACCCCTGACGAGGTGTCGGGATACACACAATGTCATTTCTTCTCCGGTATCGGGGGATGGCCATACGCCCTGCAACTCGCAGGATGGCCAGAAGACATGCCAATCTGGACAGGATCATGCCCCTGTCAACCCTACTCGGTTGCAGGCAAAAAACAGGGGGACAATGATACAAGGCATCTATGGCCAGACCTATTTAGGCTCATCAAAGCCAACCGGCCCCCTGTCGTTATGGGTGAGCAGGTTGCAGGAAAACTTGGCTATGCTTGGTTCGACGGAGTTTGTGCTGATCTGGAGGGAGAAGGCTACACCTGCCGGGCGGTCGATATTCCGTCTTGCGCCGTCAACGCCCCACACATCAGAAACCGCCTCTACTGGATCGCCATGGCCAACACCGACAGTCAACGACTCAAAGAATGTTTCAGGGAAAAGCCAAATGGGCAGGAACAGCTACGCACTCCCAACCTTGATGACATGGCCGACAGCAACAGCATCGGACAGCAAGAGGGGAAAAGGGACATGCAGGACGCAGGATACGGGAAAGTATTTGCCACAACATATGACAGCTTCTGGGATAACTGGGTACCAGTCACAAGTAAACTCGACGGAAAAACAAGGCGCGCCGAACCCACAATTCCTTTGCTGGTTGATGGGCTTTCCGGACGCGTGGCACTCATGCGGGGTTACGGCAATGCAATCGTCCCGCCGCTAGCAGCGCAGGTTATACGGGCATTTATGGAGAGTTTGAGATGAGAACTCATTTCGGAATGATTATGAAAAACATACGAAAAAAGAGGAGAATATTTCTTTACGATCAAGCTAAGTCATTAAAACTAACCGCCTCAGAGCTTTCCAGAATGGAGTGGGGAAAAATGCATGTGCCATCAGCCCTTATAGAAAATATTATAGAAGTTACAGACTTAACGGATGAAGAAGTGCTGCAACTAAGAAGGTGTATTTAAAAATGAAACTCACACAAGAACATGTGGACTGGCTGGAAAAACAGTACATAAAAGAATTAGAAAATATAGCGCGTTGCAGAGAAGATGATGGTTCTTTTGATGCTCCCATACCTTTAGTTATAGAACTAATGGAACGATATTTTTGCTTTTCTTTACGGAAGAAAGATAAAAAAGCTTTAAGTAAGCACCTTTCTAAAACCAAACTATCACCAAGGTTAGCTTTTTTTAATTATGAATAATAAAATGAAACTCAAAATACAAACACTCCCACACTATGATCTAGATAATTGGGGTCTACCGTCTTACGGCTCAGAGGGCGCGGCAGGGTTTGATTTACGGGCGGCTTTACATACAGGCCAAAAAGAAGCGTTACGGGAGTTATTCGAAAAATCAAACGCAAACGGATATTCCATAATTAAAACCAAAACCAAGGGGGATAAAAACGCTACAAAACTTAACATTCCATCGGGTTTTGTTGGAATTATCCCTACAGGAATTTGCATTGAAATACCGCAGGGTTGCGAATTACAGATACGGTCACGCTCAGGAATGGGTATGTTCGGAAGTTTGGTAATCGCCCACGGCACAGGGACTATTGATAGCGACTACAGGGGAGAAATTCTGATAGGACTCAGAAACATGAACCTGACAACACGGGTGATAAGGAGGGGAGCGTGTATAGCCCAGGCCATTCTCGCACCCGTTTATCGTGCTGAATGGGAACAAACCACGACTCTAACAGAAACACAGAGAGGACAAAATGGGTTCGGTAGCACGGGATTATAGTATTAAAAGTTATAAAAATACAGCACGAGAGCAATGCGCTTATTTTGATGATGATTTACTTGTTTCGGTGTTTATGCAGAATTGTAATGCTGATTTAAAGAAAAAATATAA carries:
- a CDS encoding DNA cytosine methyltransferase — encoded protein: MTHLYNDTDRNANAWLAEIIKNHLLPDGDINEGSISEITPDEVSGYTQCHFFSGIGGWPYALQLAGWPEDMPIWTGSCPCQPYSVAGKKQGDNDTRHLWPDLFRLIKANRPPVVMGEQVAGKLGYAWFDGVCADLEGEGYTCRAVDIPSCAVNAPHIRNRLYWIAMANTDSQRLKECFREKPNGQEQLRTPNLDDMADSNSIGQQEGKRDMQDAGYGKVFATTYDSFWDNWVPVTSKLDGKTRRAEPTIPLLVDGLSGRVALMRGYGNAIVPPLAAQVIRAFMESLR
- the dut gene encoding dUTP diphosphatase: MNNKMKLKIQTLPHYDLDNWGLPSYGSEGAAGFDLRAALHTGQKEALRELFEKSNANGYSIIKTKTKGDKNATKLNIPSGFVGIIPTGICIEIPQGCELQIRSRSGMGMFGSLVIAHGTGTIDSDYRGEILIGLRNMNLTTRVIRRGACIAQAILAPVYRAEWEQTTTLTETQRGQNGFGSTGL